TGGTCGTCATGTGTCAACCCTAGGTTGACAGTGCAGAGGTGTCAACCCTGAGTTGACACCTGTCCGGCAGATGAAGGCGAGGGCGTGATCAAGTAAAAGCAGGCCTGCGGAGATTTCGATAATGATAGATATGGAAGGTCGCCACCCCCGACACCCAGATACCCCGACACCCCCACCTCCCCAACGGAGTTCTCGTGCAAAAGGTCATCGATTACATAGAGGAACGCCGAGCGTCGTACGAAGGGCATGAATTCTTCACCGGATTATTGGCCGACGAGTCGCTCCCCGGCGAAAAGCGCCTGGCGTGGGGCCCCAGTGTGATTCCGTTCATCATGGGCTACTCCGACCTGAACAAGTACGTCTTCCGCAAGAGCGCCGAGGAAGCCGAACGCGACCAGTTGCAGGCCCTGCTCAACGCCCACACGTACGAGGAGGACTTCCACTGGCAGTGGATGCTGACCGACCTGGAGAAACTGGGCGCCGACGGCAAGATGCCCCTGTCGGACGCCACCCGCGTCCTGTGGAGCGCCGACTTCCAGCACTCCCGCCGCCTCGTCATGGAACTGGCCGCCCTCGCCGCCGACGCGCCGACGTACGCCGTCTTCGCCATGGTCGAATCCATCGAGGCGGTCTCCATCACCATCTTCACGCACTGCCGGGGAATCGCCCTGCGGGACGGCCGTGAATGCGAATTCTTCGGTACGAAGCATTACCTGGCGGAGGCGTCGCACAGCATCAAGTCACCGGAAGTCGAAGAAACGAGCCTGCCGTCCCTCGACGAGGCCCAGCGCGAGGAATCCAAGCGCATGGTGGACCGCACCTTCGCCCTTTTCGACGACTGGTCCGGCGCTCTCCTGCGATTCGCGCTCGACAACTCGGACCCCGACCGCACCTACGCGCGGGTGATCCAGCAGAGCAAGGACCTGCTGCCGGAAGCGGAAGCGGCGGCCGCGAGCGCCTTCTAGCCAGGGTGTGAACGGGCTACTTCATGAGTGACCCGGCGGCACCGGCCAGCAGCCAGTCCAGGCCGCGTTCGAAACTCGCCTCCGGGTCGTCGTTGTGGAGCAGCTCGGAGAAACCGGTCTCGGCGAGGTGGGGGAGCCCGCCGGCGTCGATCTGCTTCTGGACGTACTCCGTGGTGGCCGCGCGCCGGGCGGTGCCGGCCTCCTCGGTGGTCCGGCGCCGGATCCCGCCGGACAGCTCGGCCATCACATGCCCGAGCGTGAAGGTGTCGACCGCGAGGATCAGCGCGCGCAGCACGGCACTGTCGGCGTCCAACCCCCGTACCGCGGCGGCGGATTCGTCCATGCGCTTCAGTGACGCTGGGCCGACCGGGCACCCCGTGTCCCGGGTGGCCAGCAGCCACGGGTGGCGCAGCGCTGCGGCCCGGTTGGAGCGGGCGAGCACGCGCAACGCCTCGCGCCAGTCGGAGGGGACGTCCCCGACGAGCGTCTCCTCCGCGGCGGCGTCATGCATCAGCTCGAACAGATCGTCCTTGCTGTCGATGTGCGCGTAGAGGCTCATCGGCCGGGCCTTCAACTCCCCGGCGATCCGCCGGATGGAGACGGCGTCGAGCCCCTCACTGTCGGCGACCGCCATCGCGGCCCGCACGATCCGCTCCCGCGTGAGCGGCTGCGCCTTCGGCTTGGCGTCGCGCTCGGCCTCACGCAGCCAGATCGGCTCGCCGTGGTTCGGGGCGGGAGGTCGTTGTGTGGGCACGGTCCGAGTCTAAGGGTGCAGGGTACGGGGTACGTCTGATCGATACGCTGTACGGAACTCCGATACGCTGTATCGCACTCGGGCTCGGAGCCCCGCCCCGCACCGATGTCGCCGGCACAGGAGGAACACAGTGGAGACCAAGACCACGGACACCACGGACACCACGACCATCGAGTGCTACCGATTCGTAGAACCCGACCTGACCTCGGCGAACGGAGACGTGACCTGGCGGATCGGCGAATGGAACCGGACGACCGGGCCCGTCCGCTGCTGTGCGAACGGTCTGCACGCGTCCCCGACGCCGAGGGACTCCCTGCGCAACGTGTACGGCCGGCGCTGGTTCCTCGCGGAGGCGAGGGGTGAACTCTCGCGCCAGTCCCACAAGTTCGCGGCGAGCGAGATGCGCCTGGTGGAAGAGATACCGGCAGCGGTTCTACGACGTTTCGCGGTCCGGTGCGCGCAGGACGCCCTCGATCACCTGGAGCGGCGGCACCCCGTCGACGCCCGGGTCCGTCAGTGCCTCCAGGCCGCCGACGGCTTCCTGGACGGCACGCTCCACACAGCCGACCTGCTCGAAGCGCGCCGGGCCGCAGGCGGGTTGGTCGCCTCGGGCGCTCCCATCGGCGCGGACACGGGACGCGCCGTGGCCGCCACCATCGCCGCGTCCTGCGCCGCCGACGGGGACGCCGCCTCCTGGGCGTCCGCCGCGGCGGCAGCGGCGTACGCGGCTCATACCGCCGCCGATGCCATCGAGGCGGCCGAGGCCCTCGTAGCCGTATACGCGCCGGTGCACAACGTCGCGGCCGGCATCGCCGCCTCGCACACCGCCGACCGAGCCGCCACCGCAGCGCACACGGCCGCCGCAGCAGGCGCCGGCGCCCACGCCGCGGCCGTCGCGGCGGCCCGCGGCACCTACGCGGCCGACACGGCGGCCGACCCCTACTTCGCGGCGTTCTCGGAGTTCTCCACGCACCCCGCCGACACGCACTACCTGGCACAGAACACCGCGCTGCTCGGGCTGATCGGCGATGCGCGAGCAGTCCGCGCGTGATGACCGGAGGCGAGGTCGGCTCAGGGGCAACACCCTTGAGGGGAAGGGCAGTTCGCAGCCGCAGCCCCTACGGACCCGACCCCGCCCCCGACCTCCGCCTCACCCCCGCCGCAGCAACGGCGCGACCGCGTCCCGCAGTTGACCGACGTGCCCGTAGTGCAGTCCCGTCAGCCCCGCCTCCCGGGCCGCGACGACATGGCCGGCGGTGTCGTCGACGAACAGGCAGCGCTTCGGGTCGGCTCCGACGCGTCCGGCGGCCAGCTCGAAGACGCGCGGGTCCGGTTTGGCCACTCCGACGCGGGCCGTGTTGACCACCGCGTCGAACGCCTCGGCCAGGCCGACCGCCGCGAGGTAACTCTCCAGCCGGGTCGTGGCGTTGGACAGCAGGACCACGGGCACCGTGCGCCGGACCTCGGTGAGCAGGTCCATGACGTCGCGGTCGACCCGGCCGGTGAGCGCGGTCCACGCGGCCAGCAGGTCACGGGCCCGTTCGGCCGAGCCGCAGACGGGCGTCAGGTCGTCGGCGATCCGGGACCGCCACTCCTCGTCACTGAGCCGTCCCGTCACTGCGGCCCGCAGCAACTCGCCCTCGAACGCGGCCCCGGCCAGCGTCCCCTCGGCCAGCCCCCAGGCCCGGTCCAGCGCGGTCATCCCGTCCGGATCCCACACGTGCACGACCCCGTCGAAGTCGCACAGCACGGCGTCGAACGGCAGCGTCTCCATACGAACCGATCTTGCCAGGCGGGCCGAAGCCCCACTGGCCCAACGCCCTTACATTTGCGATGAGTTGGTTGTCCACAGGGTGTGGACGGACCGAGACGAGACCACCGGCCGGGCAGACCGGGCCCCGCCCCTCCCGGCGTCGTCGGAACGTACCCCGCCCCGTCTCCCCACCACCCCATGACACGATCAACCGGTGACCAGCAAGACCACCACCGTCGAGCGCGCCTTCGAGGCCGCCCTCTACGCCGACACCCACGACGCCCTCGACGCGGGTGCCTCGATCCTCGCCGCCGACCCCGCCGCGGACCCCGAACTCGCCCTCCGTGGAAGGGAGTTCGTGGCGTCGGCCTGGCGGCGCGGCTGGCAGCCCGCGGACGTCGTACGGCTGGTCCGGCGGGAGTTGGACGACGTACACGTACGACTGGTCTCGGCGCTGATCCGGGCGCAGGCGCCGGACGACCGGGCGCGCGGCCCCCGTTGGGCGGCGCAGCTCGACGAACTGACCGCCGAGGAGCCGCCCCGCACCGACCGTTTCACGCACGCCACCACCGTGCTGGAGCTGTACCGCCTGCTGCTGCGGCTGCCGAGCCTCGAACCCCTGGATGAACAGCGACCGCACGAGAACCGTCGGCCCGCCTCCCGCATGCTCACCCGGATCCGCGCGCTGCTCGCGAAGGCGGAGGCGACCGGGTTCCCGGAGGAGGCGGAGGCGCTGAGCGCCAAGGCGCAGGAGCTGATGGCGCGGCACAGTATCGACGAGGCGCTGCTCGACGCGCAGGCCCCGGCGAAGGACGCGCCCGGCGCGTGCCGGATCGGGGTCGAGGCGCCGTACGAGCAGGCGAAGGCGGTGCTGCTGGACGCGGTCGCCTGGGCGAACCACTGCCGGGCCGTCTGGAACGAGGCCTTCGGCTTCTCGACCGTCGTCGGGTTCGAGGGCGACCTGGAGGTGGTCGAGCTCCTCTATACGTCGCTGCTCGTGCAGGCCACCTCCGCGATGACCCGGGCGGAGGCGGCCCAGCGCGCGGGTGGCCGGCGGCGGACGAAGACCTTCCGGCAATCCTTCCTCGCGGCCTACGCCCACCGCATCGGGGACCGGCTGGCGCGGGCCGCCGGGACGCAGGTGACCGACGACCTGCTCCCGGTGCTCGCCACCCGCGAGGTCGCCGTCACCGACCGCGTCGACGCGATGTTCCCGGAGACGACCACGACCCGCCTGCGCGGCGTCACCGACGAGGCGGGCTGGACGGAGGGCGCCGAGGCGGCGGACCGGGCCCAGGTCAGGGCCCGGCCGCCCCTGGACTGACGAGAGGCCTGCGG
The nucleotide sequence above comes from Streptomyces sp. N50. Encoded proteins:
- a CDS encoding TetR/AcrR family transcriptional regulator yields the protein MPTQRPPAPNHGEPIWLREAERDAKPKAQPLTRERIVRAAMAVADSEGLDAVSIRRIAGELKARPMSLYAHIDSKDDLFELMHDAAAEETLVGDVPSDWREALRVLARSNRAAALRHPWLLATRDTGCPVGPASLKRMDESAAAVRGLDADSAVLRALILAVDTFTLGHVMAELSGGIRRRTTEEAGTARRAATTEYVQKQIDAGGLPHLAETGFSELLHNDDPEASFERGLDWLLAGAAGSLMK
- a CDS encoding HAD-IA family hydrolase, yielding METLPFDAVLCDFDGVVHVWDPDGMTALDRAWGLAEGTLAGAAFEGELLRAAVTGRLSDEEWRSRIADDLTPVCGSAERARDLLAAWTALTGRVDRDVMDLLTEVRRTVPVVLLSNATTRLESYLAAVGLAEAFDAVVNTARVGVAKPDPRVFELAAGRVGADPKRCLFVDDTAGHVVAAREAGLTGLHYGHVGQLRDAVAPLLRRG
- a CDS encoding DUF2786 domain-containing protein; this encodes MTSKTTTVERAFEAALYADTHDALDAGASILAADPAADPELALRGREFVASAWRRGWQPADVVRLVRRELDDVHVRLVSALIRAQAPDDRARGPRWAAQLDELTAEEPPRTDRFTHATTVLELYRLLLRLPSLEPLDEQRPHENRRPASRMLTRIRALLAKAEATGFPEEAEALSAKAQELMARHSIDEALLDAQAPAKDAPGACRIGVEAPYEQAKAVLLDAVAWANHCRAVWNEAFGFSTVVGFEGDLEVVELLYTSLLVQATSAMTRAEAAQRAGGRRRTKTFRQSFLAAYAHRIGDRLARAAGTQVTDDLLPVLATREVAVTDRVDAMFPETTTTRLRGVTDEAGWTEGAEAADRAQVRARPPLD